Below is a window of Bacteroidota bacterium DNA.
CCTGATAATATTTTTCAAGACGACCGAGGGCAATCTTCTCGACGATCTGCGCCGGCTTTCCTTCATTTGCGGCTTGGGTCTTGTAAATATCGAGTTCACGTTCTATCAGAGATTTTTCAACCTGATCGCGAGAGATGACGAGCGGGTTCATTGCTGCAACTTGCATTGCCACGTCACGCCCGGCACCGGTTGCCGCTGCGTCAGTTCCGATACCCGTCATTTCGACCAACACGCCTATTTTGTTTCCGAGATGCGTGTATGCGCTCACAACGCCGTCCGGAGAATCCACAACGCTGAAACGGCGGATTTCTATCTTCTCCCCCACTTTTGCGAGCAAGTCGTTGTAGAGTTCAGAAACCTTCTTTCCGTTCATCGTCACGTTCATCAGCGCTTCGACCGAAGCCGGACGATGCGCCTCAACCGCCTGGGCAATCGTGTTGGCAAACGTCGCAAAATCATCACTGCGCGCCACGAAGTCGGTTTCACAATTCACTTCTACTATGACGCCGCTTTTTCCGTTTGCTGCAATACGTGTGACAATCATGCCTTCTTTGGCCGCCCTGTCTGCACGCTTCGCTCCGGACGCGGCTCCTTTTTTGCGAAGATACTCGATGGCTGCATTCATGTCTCCGCTCGATGCTTCAAGCGCCCGTTTGCAGTCCATCATTCCTGCCCCGGTTTTCTCGCGGAGATTCTTGATCATTTCACTGGTGATTTCCATAACAACAGTTCAGCTTTCCTTTGATGAATCGAAATCAGTTGAGGGACGCTTTTTCTTCCGCCTCTTTGCTTTTTGCTTCCGCTTCTACCGCCATCTCCATTTGTCGTGCTGCTGCCCGTTCCTTGCCTTCCAGAATGGCA
It encodes the following:
- a CDS encoding elongation factor Ts, whose product is MEITSEMIKNLREKTGAGMMDCKRALEASSGDMNAAIEYLRKKGAASGAKRADRAAKEGMIVTRIAANGKSGVIVEVNCETDFVARSDDFATFANTIAQAVEAHRPASVEALMNVTMNGKKVSELYNDLLAKVGEKIEIRRFSVVDSPDGVVSAYTHLGNKIGVLVEMTGIGTDAAATGAGRDVAMQVAAMNPLVISRDQVEKSLIERELDIYKTQAANEGKPAQIVEKIALGRLEKYYQEVALMEQTFIKDSGKTIKDFLAEAGKLSGQPISIKRFQRFHLGEETK